A genomic region of Platichthys flesus chromosome 4, fPlaFle2.1, whole genome shotgun sequence contains the following coding sequences:
- the clptm1 gene encoding putative lipid scramblase CLPTM1 isoform X2 yields MATQEGDAAKDTASNGEVSSNGTVAATDDQTVQTAADAQDPQQPPPQPAPNAWQVIKGVLFRIFIIWAISSWFRRGPSTPDPSTPAGGAPRVPSRNLFPKDTLMDLYVYVSQDEVFSDFNNTDSLFWFHRDLVYGDWNMGEEGDGCYERYEEIDIPEAVQKNGSLFMHVYFTKSGFHPDPKRKAQYRRLATVHSTRMLNKFKRRKFMKTKNLLTGETEADPEVIKRAESHGPVEIISHWHPNLTINIVDDHTAWVKGSVPPPLDQHVKFDAVSGDYYPIVYFNDYWNLQKDYYSINETLTKLPLRLNYCPLSLWRWQLYAAQNARSPWNFLPEDTYDQSDEDQDSVKVALLETNPYLLGITIVVSIVHSIFEFLAFKNDIQFWNSRQSLEGLSVRSIIFGVFQSLVVLLYILDNETNFVVQVSVFIGLLIDFWKITKVMDVKLDRENKIFGLIPRIAFNDKSTYVKSSTKIYDDMAFKYLSWLLYPLFGCYAVYSLLYVEHKGWYSWVLSMLYGFLLTFGFITMTPQLFINYKMKSVAHLPWRMLTYKALNTFIDDLFAFVIKMPMMYRIGCLRDDVVFFVYLYQRWIYRVDPNRFNEFGTSGVDHDPSKTATVDGTPAVEGAPAADDAPAADDPTAEDAPAVDDPAEEDDPAEDDSAEDDAPAAAALTDKPEGEKKND; encoded by the exons ATGGCGACGCAGGAAGGCGACGCGGCGAAAGACACCGCGAGCAACGGCGAG GTGAGCAGCAATGGAACTGTTGCAGCAACAGATGACCAGACTGTGCAGACGGCTGCAGATGCACAGGACCCTCAGCAGCCACCACCGCAGCCGGCACCAAATGCCTGGCAGGTTATTAAAGGAGTCCTCTTCAG AATCTTCATAATATGGGCGATCAGTAGTTGGTTTCGCCGAGGACCGTCCACACCTGACCCCAGCACGCCAGCTGGGGGGGCACCCAGAGTACCCAGCAGGAACCTCTTCCCCAAGGACACCCTCATg gacCTGTATGTTTATGTGTCCCAGGACGAGGTGTTCTCTGACTTCAACAACACAGATTCCCTGTTCTGGTTCCACAGGGACCTGGTCTATGGAGACTGGAACATGGGAGAGGAAGGGGACGGCTGCTACGAACGCTATGAGGAGATTGACATCCCAGAG GCAGTTCAGAAAAACGGTTCCCTTTTCATGCACGTCTACTTCACTAAAAGTGGATTCCATCCAGACCCCAAACGCAAGGCACAGTATCGCAGACTGGCCACAGTTCATTCCACACGAA TGCTGAATAAATTCAAACGAAGGAAGTTTATGAAGACCAAGAATTTGCTAACAGGAGAAACAGAAGCAGATCCTGAAGTCATCAAG CGAGCAGAGAGCCACGGTCCAGTGGAGATTATTTCTCATTGGCATCCCAACCTCACCATCAACATAGTAGATGACCACACAGCCTGGGTCAAAGGCTCTGTTCCACCTCCTCTAGACCAAC ATGTGAAGTTTGATGCAGTCAGTGGCGACTACTACCCCATCGTGTACTTCAACGACTACTGGAACCTGCAGAAAGATTACTACTCCATCAACGAGACCCTGACAAAGCTGCCGCTGCGTCTCAACTACTGCCCACTGTCCTTGTGGCGCTGGCAGCTGTACGCTGCCCAGAACGCTCGCTCGCCATGGAACTTCCTGCCTGAGGACACTTATGACCAGTCTGATGAAGACCAAGACTCTGTGAAG GTGGCCCTTTTGGAAACCAACCCATACCTGCTGGGAATCACCATCGTTGTCTCCATTGTGCACAGCATCTTTGAGTTTCTTGCCTTCAAGAACG atatCCAGTTCTGGAACAGTAGACAGTCTCTTGAAGGTCTGTCTGTCCGCTCCATCATATTTGGAGTGTTTCAGTCCCTGGTAGTGCTGCTGTACATACTCGACAACGAAACCAACTTTGTGGTGCAGGTTAGCGTCTTCATCGGTCTTCTCATTGACTTCTGGAAAATCACCAAGGTCATGGATGTCAAA CTGGACAGAGAGAACAAAATCTTTGGGTTAATCCCAAGAATTGCATTCAATGACAAGTCAACATACGTGAAGTCTTCAACCAAAATCTATGACGAC ATGGCCTTCAAGTACCTGTCATGGCTGCTCTACCCTCTGTTCGGCTGCTATGCTGTCTACAGTTTATTGTATGTGGAGCACAAAGGCTGGTACTCATGGGTACTCAGCATGCTGTATGGCTTCTTGTTAACCTTTG gtttcaTTACAATGACGCCGCAGCTATTCATCAACTACAAAATGAAGTCTGTGGCCCACCTCCCATGGAGGATGCTCACCTACAAGGCTCTGAATACCTTTATTGATGACCTGTTTGCCTTCGTCATCAAAATGCCCATGATGTACAGGATAGGATGCCTCAGAGATG ATGTGGTATTCTTCGTCTACCTTTACCAGCGCTGGATCTATCGGGTTGATCCCAACAGGTTCAACGAGTTTGGCACCAGCGGAGTAGACCACGACCCAAGCAAGACAGCGACAGTAGACGGTACTCCCGCAGTAGAAG gtgctcctgcagcagatgatgctcctgcagcagatgatCCCACAGCAGAGGATGCTCCCGCAGTAGACGATCCTGCAGAAGAGGATGATCCCGCAGAAGACGATTCTGCAGAAGACGATGCTCCCGCAGCGGCCGCCCTCACAGACAAACcagagggggagaagaagaacGATTAA
- the clptm1 gene encoding putative lipid scramblase CLPTM1 isoform X1 has product MATQEGDAAKDTASNGEVSSNGTVAATDDQTVQTAADAQDPQQPPPQPAPNAWQVIKGVLFRIFIIWAISSWFRRGPSTPDPSTPAGGAPRVPSRNLFPKDTLMDLYVYVSQDEVFSDFNNTDSLFWFHRDLVYGDWNMGEEGDGCYERYEEIDIPEAVQKNGSLFMHVYFTKSGFHPDPKRKAQYRRLATVHSTRMLNKFKRRKFMKTKNLLTGETEADPEVIKRAESHGPVEIISHWHPNLTINIVDDHTAWVKGSVPPPLDQHVKFDAVSGDYYPIVYFNDYWNLQKDYYSINETLTKLPLRLNYCPLSLWRWQLYAAQNARSPWNFLPEDTYDQSDEDQDSVKVALLETNPYLLGITIVVSIVHSIFEFLAFKNDIQFWNSRQSLEGLSVRSIIFGVFQSLVVLLYILDNETNFVVQVSVFIGLLIDFWKITKVMDVKLDRENKIFGLIPRIAFNDKSTYVKSSTKIYDDMAFKYLSWLLYPLFGCYAVYSLLYVEHKGWYSWVLSMLYGFLLTFGFITMTPQLFINYKMKSVAHLPWRMLTYKALNTFIDDLFAFVIKMPMMYRIGCLRDDVVFFVYLYQRWIYRVDPNRFNEFGTSGVDHDPSKTATVDGTPAVEGAPAADDAPAVEGAPAADDAPAADDPTAEDAPAVDDPAEEDDPAEDDSAEDDAPAAAALTDKPEGEKKND; this is encoded by the exons ATGGCGACGCAGGAAGGCGACGCGGCGAAAGACACCGCGAGCAACGGCGAG GTGAGCAGCAATGGAACTGTTGCAGCAACAGATGACCAGACTGTGCAGACGGCTGCAGATGCACAGGACCCTCAGCAGCCACCACCGCAGCCGGCACCAAATGCCTGGCAGGTTATTAAAGGAGTCCTCTTCAG AATCTTCATAATATGGGCGATCAGTAGTTGGTTTCGCCGAGGACCGTCCACACCTGACCCCAGCACGCCAGCTGGGGGGGCACCCAGAGTACCCAGCAGGAACCTCTTCCCCAAGGACACCCTCATg gacCTGTATGTTTATGTGTCCCAGGACGAGGTGTTCTCTGACTTCAACAACACAGATTCCCTGTTCTGGTTCCACAGGGACCTGGTCTATGGAGACTGGAACATGGGAGAGGAAGGGGACGGCTGCTACGAACGCTATGAGGAGATTGACATCCCAGAG GCAGTTCAGAAAAACGGTTCCCTTTTCATGCACGTCTACTTCACTAAAAGTGGATTCCATCCAGACCCCAAACGCAAGGCACAGTATCGCAGACTGGCCACAGTTCATTCCACACGAA TGCTGAATAAATTCAAACGAAGGAAGTTTATGAAGACCAAGAATTTGCTAACAGGAGAAACAGAAGCAGATCCTGAAGTCATCAAG CGAGCAGAGAGCCACGGTCCAGTGGAGATTATTTCTCATTGGCATCCCAACCTCACCATCAACATAGTAGATGACCACACAGCCTGGGTCAAAGGCTCTGTTCCACCTCCTCTAGACCAAC ATGTGAAGTTTGATGCAGTCAGTGGCGACTACTACCCCATCGTGTACTTCAACGACTACTGGAACCTGCAGAAAGATTACTACTCCATCAACGAGACCCTGACAAAGCTGCCGCTGCGTCTCAACTACTGCCCACTGTCCTTGTGGCGCTGGCAGCTGTACGCTGCCCAGAACGCTCGCTCGCCATGGAACTTCCTGCCTGAGGACACTTATGACCAGTCTGATGAAGACCAAGACTCTGTGAAG GTGGCCCTTTTGGAAACCAACCCATACCTGCTGGGAATCACCATCGTTGTCTCCATTGTGCACAGCATCTTTGAGTTTCTTGCCTTCAAGAACG atatCCAGTTCTGGAACAGTAGACAGTCTCTTGAAGGTCTGTCTGTCCGCTCCATCATATTTGGAGTGTTTCAGTCCCTGGTAGTGCTGCTGTACATACTCGACAACGAAACCAACTTTGTGGTGCAGGTTAGCGTCTTCATCGGTCTTCTCATTGACTTCTGGAAAATCACCAAGGTCATGGATGTCAAA CTGGACAGAGAGAACAAAATCTTTGGGTTAATCCCAAGAATTGCATTCAATGACAAGTCAACATACGTGAAGTCTTCAACCAAAATCTATGACGAC ATGGCCTTCAAGTACCTGTCATGGCTGCTCTACCCTCTGTTCGGCTGCTATGCTGTCTACAGTTTATTGTATGTGGAGCACAAAGGCTGGTACTCATGGGTACTCAGCATGCTGTATGGCTTCTTGTTAACCTTTG gtttcaTTACAATGACGCCGCAGCTATTCATCAACTACAAAATGAAGTCTGTGGCCCACCTCCCATGGAGGATGCTCACCTACAAGGCTCTGAATACCTTTATTGATGACCTGTTTGCCTTCGTCATCAAAATGCCCATGATGTACAGGATAGGATGCCTCAGAGATG ATGTGGTATTCTTCGTCTACCTTTACCAGCGCTGGATCTATCGGGTTGATCCCAACAGGTTCAACGAGTTTGGCACCAGCGGAGTAGACCACGACCCAAGCAAGACAGCGACAGTAGACGGTACTCCCGCAGTAGAAGgtgctcctgcagcagatgatGCTCCTGCGGTAGAAGgtgctcctgcagcagatgatgctcctgcagcagatgatCCCACAGCAGAGGATGCTCCCGCAGTAGACGATCCTGCAGAAGAGGATGATCCCGCAGAAGACGATTCTGCAGAAGACGATGCTCCCGCAGCGGCCGCCCTCACAGACAAACcagagggggagaagaagaacGATTAA
- the tbcb gene encoding tubulin-folding cofactor B, whose translation MEDQVTIITNPLVNVRITSTVYAVEVQRRFNRGLCIADLKGKLEMAVGTPAGSMDLELYSVSDKFMLKMDDNDALLGSYPVDDDCRIHVIDNSGQQVGEFTDVSEVEKFELSDREYEKRTDSARSFMKRNRVGRFNEEETAKKQAEMAARENEQKAAAEAISVGNRCQVLVPGQPTKVATVMYVGTTDFKPGYWVGVKYDEPLGKHNGTVQEKQYFDCEMKYGAFVKPLNVTVGDFPEEDYGIDEM comes from the exons ATGGAAGACCAAGTGACAATAATCACTAACCCCCTTGTGAATGTGCGCATTACAAGCACTGTCTACGCTGTGGAGGTTCAGCGCAGGTTCAATAGAGGACTGTGCATCGCTGACCTTAAG GGAAAGTTGGAGATGGCTGTGGGAACACCTGCCGGCTCCATGGATCTAGAGTTATACAGTGTCTCAGACAAGTTTATGCTGAAAATGGACGACAATGACGCTTTGCTGGGCTCCTATCCTGTGGATGATGACTGCAGAATACAT GTTATTGATAATAGTGGACAACAGGTGGGCGAGTTTACCGATGTTTCCGAAGTGGAGAAGTTTGAACTCTCAGACCGAGAATACGAAAAAAGAACAG ACTCAGCAAGGTCGTTCATGAAGAGAAACCGTGTGGGACGCTTCAATGAGGAAGAAACAGCCAAGAAGCAAGCCGAGATGGCTGCTCGGGAGAACGAACAGaaggctgctgctgaggccaTTTCTGTTGGCAACCGATGCCAAGTGCTGGTCCCCGGGCAGCCCACAAAGGTTGCCACGGTCATGTATGTTG GTACAACAGATTTCAAGCCAGGCTACTGGGTGGGTGTGAAGTATGATGAGCCCCTGGGAAAACACAATGGAAC TGTTCAAGAGAAGCAATATTTTGACTGTGAGATGAAATATGGTGCATTTGTGAAGCCCTTGAATGTGACGGTGGGAGACTTTCCAGAGGAGGATTATGGTATAGATGAGATGTAG